The DNA window CACCGTCTAAGGcattggttctcaactggtgggttcgggacccaaaagtgggtcgtggagcAATTTTCTGTGGGTCTCGATCGTGTGCCTTGAAAAAGAATTGTGTCCGTAAGTCTACGAGACGCTTCTCAAACAAGTTTGATTTGTTCCGTCTCTCCAGCTTCTGTTCAGACTGCCGTTTAAAGGCGCGATATTTACATCCCTGTGatgtttcgccttcaatctgaatgtcgcaGAGTtgtaataagataagataatcctttaatGTACAGTGTTTATCAGCAAAgagcgcgggggggggggggggcaccaccGGTGTAAGGGACTAGTGAGGACGTTCATCACCTGTGTAACGAAACTAGACGAGCGTTTTCTCAGCTCTCGCCTCTTCTGTCCTCCTGTaggttttttaaatatcaatctCTCCAAAGATTGAACATCTTTCCATGATTCCTTTAACATCCTCTTCTCCGTAAATCTGATTCGATTCATTAaaggaactaaaaaaaaaaaaagaattcaaagcTCTCCCTTTTAAACCAGCGCTTTTGAAATGGGACCCCTCAAAATACTAAAGGGACCACTACTCCACAATGCTCCACAGTGTTAGCACTCAGCTGTGATCAGctgatggaggagaggatgcATTGGAAAGAAAGCAGTCTAAGATGTTTGAAACGCAGCCTTCCTTGCATGGTCTCGTTTCACATGAAAGTCTTAAGAAGAAGAGCacagtgaggaggaagaggaggaggaggacgggtgGTTTCTAAGTGTGTTGCTTTTTAATTACAGAAATAATGGACGATTCCCATTTCAACTCATCGTACTTTTGGTCTCCCGTCCCCACTGTACAAGGACAGGTAGAGACAACCTTATTGTTGGAATTGTCTTGTGTACTGCTATGTGTAAAGAATAACCAGCAGTGGTGTGGACATGTTAGATTACACAGTTTCACCCTGAACATGttcataagaacacataagaaaatgttaaattagtCGGTGAAGTTGACTTGAAGTTCACATTGACGATGTTTGAATATCAATTCTTGACATAAAAAGGGTTCTCTGGATTACATGATCACTCctgtccctctcctctctcatctcctcgACCCCGCTCTTTTTCATTTACTTCTTGCATCTCATCATGTCTTCGTTCTCTGATCTCTCCCATTGCCTTCTTTTTCTCCCTACATGGATCTTACCCATCGTcatctctcatcctcctctttcctAATCTAACAACTCAAATCACTCCTCTGCCACCTTTCACTTCCTTcatcatcctcctttttttgtctcccAATTGACCTCCCCATCACCTTTCCTCACCCTCCACTTGTCTTCCTCATGTCTTCTGTCCTCGTAAAATCTTCCTCCCCCATCCTGCGTCCTTTACCTCTTcacccttcctttttttttccttcctcctgcCACCAACCCTTCCCTCCACTCGTCCCGGTCTAGATCGAGAACGCCATGTTCCTGAACAAGGCGAAGGAGCAGCTGGGTCAAGAGAAGGCCAATGCGGCCTCCTTCCCTCACTCCTCTGCgtcttccacctcctccccaCACTACCCCATGGCCGTGCTCGCCATCCCCGGCTCAGTGGACGCAGGGGCGGGAGCGCGAGTGGTCCCCAAGCAGGAAGGAGGTGGGggcgctgcaggaggaggagggggtggcaACAGTTTAGTCGGAGGACACCTGCACCAGTCGCACCCCTCGCAGAACATCACCGTTGTGCCTGTTTCCTCCACGGGTATCATGACCGCAGGTGAGTGGACCGCCTTTCATGACGctcttctctctgttagtcttattttctttttttgtcacttcaAGATGTGTGCATGGGAGTCAGAAAAACTTGTTAGCAGGTGTTTGTCCGACAGTTTTATGTGCACATGTTTAACCACTCTCATTATGAATACTTAAAGTCCTATGGAATAacgatttttaaaaagtttgttttgattaaatGGACCCGGAGATGAAagcttctctttgtctcttagCGGGGTTAGTGATCACCACCCCTCAAGGCACGCTGCTGCCCACGTCCTCCACACAGTCGTTTGTAACCGGACACCCCGCTGCCACCACCATGATAGTGTCTGCGCTGCACCAGTCGAATACGGGTAAGACACAGAAACCAGTCACTGTAACGTCAGCCTTTCAACACTGTGAATCCTGAATAGTAATGAAGAAAAAGTCCACAAAGTAAATACATTGTGTAGTGATGACTTtctaaaaagagagtgaagtcaaactccctctgggtttgttgttctccgctctgtgttcacacggaCAGGACGGCGCTTCCTACATCTcgtttatgtttcactcagacgtgtttctttttttctgcgtGAACCCCTCGCTGTCTAACCGTTAGACAtgtggccccgcccactcagggtgTGTCGTTCAATCAGCAGGAgtctaaaaaaagacaaacagataaCCCCCGAGTCAACTTTAAAATGCATATCGTCACTTGAAATTGATGgcagaatcttgttttcagatgtttattgACACTTGCTGGTGAAACAGGTGGAGGCAGGAGGGAAGGAGGTAGCTGatggatgaaggaggtgtgtccaaAGAGAGCATTTCttttggtctgaaaatctgctctgaaagtcgcATAGTAAGCCTTTAATGTAAACTTTATACCATCCGATGAAAGTGTTAGAGTGTTGTCAGACTTTATAATCTTCTTTTCTAACTTGTACTGGTCAGGAGGATTTAGAAAGCCTGTTTACCGACCAGCTGTGATGATCGTAGAGCAGAAGACTGACTGGGCCCTTAAGCTCAGCAGCACCACCACAAAAATCAACAATTTATTATTAGcttgatgtttaaaacaaaagattCTAGTTATGTTGAGATAAAAGTAAATCAAGACTAAAACAGCCACTAATTACAGTGTCTTGGAAATGTCTCGACCCACCATTTATTCTTCTGCGATTTTTTTGTGCGTCCactcacaggaacacacacgTTTTGTAAGAGTTGTTATTGCTTGTGACGAGGCGGCAGACTCCTGCATCATGTAGGTGATGTGTGGGACTGATGACCTCACCTGTTTCCAGCTGTCCTCACACAAGACGACATGACTCTCcctcagttctttttttttttttttacttttctcttgTTTCCAGACAAGAAGGAAAACATGGGAAACCCTTCTGCTGTTGTCATGCCGACGCCATCAAAGCGAGGCAGGAAGAGCAAACAGCTGATGGGAAGGTTGGCGGGAGTGGGAGGGGTCCTCCCTCCGGGAAGCGATGCGTTGATATTGGCTCACCTCGCTGCTGGAGGACAGGTGAGTtgaatgttttctcatttttctgatactgtttttttctacaatgtgtcagtgtgtcatattttctttatacctgatttattgttattgtgttCCAGCATCACTCTGTGGATCCGTACGATATATCCAATGATGAAGATGATCATCCCAGCAAAGACGGACCCAAATCCTACAGGTGGTGAACCAtatttaaatgagaaataatGATAAACGTCCGTGGCCTTCCAGATGTGATTGAACAGCTGCAGCGTTTAACTTTACTTGCCCGCTCTCTGTGCCATAAAggttctcttctctctctcactcctcacTTGACAAGGTGTCGGATGTGTGCATTGACATTCTTCAGCAAGTCCGACATGCAGATCCACGCCAAGTCGCACACTGAGGCCAAGCCCCACAAGTGCCCCCACTGCTCCAAGTCGTTTGCCAACTCCAGCTACCTGTCCCAGCACATCCGCATCCACAGCGGGGCCAAGCCCTACTCCTGCACCTACTGCCAGAAAACATTCAGGCAGCTCAGtcacctccagcagcacacacGGTACTGCAATGAGTGCTTTGTggagtcctgtgtgtgtgtgtgtgggggggggggtctctgttgggaaagtgtgtgtgggcTTGTGTTGGGGATGTTCAGGGGTCTTTTGGGACAGTGTTGACAGTGTAAAGCTCTTTTTGCCGCGTCTTAGCGTTACCTTACAAGGTGCAACACTTGAATCTATTGTAAATTAAATCCTGGGTTTAATCTTGGTGTCTTGAAAGTTTATCGATTAATATTAGCTGTCGACTGATTTAATAATCAGGGAAGAAAGACAGCCTCCTCATTACATTTTAACAGTTGCTTTAATTAATTAGCAGCTTGATTTGTCACGTCACATATGTAAAGCCTGGGTTAAAGGAGAGCATGCGATAGAGTTTGGTATCTTCCTTTAGCAGCAGGGATGCAGCGATTACCAGTTTGACTATTGACCACGCTTCAAAACGTCATTAACTACTCAACCGTAAAGGCTCCGCTACATCTGTAGTCAAGCTGCACAATGCAAAAGCAAAGTGACACCTACAAGGAGTGAAGTCAGCAGTGTGAGAGCAAACTATCCATGGTACGTCTTATTTACAATCAGGATTTTACAGTAATGCATAATAATCGTGATCTGTGACACCATGATTATTCCTCAGACTATAATCGAACCATCAAAACTTCAATGGTTGTATACTGagagttagggttagggttaaccctGCTGTTAGTACTATCAGAAGCCTGGCATGGTCCTGCATGATTCTGAGTTACTCTGTTTTATTTCGTCTGCTTTCACACTAATCCTTCATACATCCTTCTTTTAGGCTGCATGCACCTTCTGTTTCTTTCACTGTCATAGAAGCAACTTGCAGTGTTCAAATATCCACTTCAAttaaaaagacttaaaaaaaatatttttggggtaaaaactgaatttgtgGAGGTTCAGGCGCTGATTAGGTTTACAAAAGACAAGACTGATGATCAGACATTCAAACTGCAGATGGCAGTAAAGACAACCTGTTATTTTAATCACTCAAACTTTTCACACtgagtcaggttttttttaatgggttttTGAGGTCTGTAATCCGAGGTTTGAGGTAGggacacacactacacacacacagggatggaTGTGAAAAAATGCAGAAAGTCAGTGTGCAATGGCCTTAACCCTTATAACTATTCACCCCTTTAATACAATCAacactcgtctttttttttttttgcctgttccTGCATGTTTTACACATACTCTCTGATAATAGTTTGACATGTATTACTTGGTGATCAAAGTCTCCCCTTCATGCTGTCATCAGTTTTCTGTTTGACCTTGTCATTCaccttcatgttttcatttctctcaTTGCCACCCGCTTGGTTTTCTTTCTGGGCTGCAGGACATCTATTTTAAACAGCAGGAGGTTTTCCACTCGTATTAAATGTACTTTACAATCTGACTGCAGCAGAGCCAGACAGTCATAGACACACTCAGAGTGCACTAAATGCAGGGCATACCAATGGAGagactgtgagagagagagagagagagagagagaaaagcgtGACTGTGCTTGCTGTATgtatttgttctgtgttttcacGACTCAGACACAGCACAAAGAGCACACTGTCAAACCTAATGATCTACGATCTACACAACTCATCGTAGACCTATTTCACTTACACGCATGATTTGGTCTTCAGTTTATCGTGAAGTTTGGTCATGCTGTAGCTGAAAaatctctcgctgtctctctctttgtttctctctctccacctcctcacCCCCTCCAATCCCGTGTCCCGTGTTAGAAACCACACTGAGGCCAAGCCCCACAAGTGTCCCCACTGCTCCAAGTCGTTTTCCAACTCCAGCTACCTGTCCCAGCACATCCGCATCCACACCGGGGCCAAGCCCTACTCCTGCTCCTACTGCCAGAAAACATTCAGGCAGCTCAGtcacctccagcagcacacacGGTACTGGGCTGGGCGGGGCCGGGCTGGGCGGGGCGGGTTTCAACAGctggatgtgtgtgcatgtacagtaCTGTATGGGAGCAGGTGTGTGGTACGGAAGCCCTGAGCAGACATGCCCCCAATTTTTCTAATCCGTTTTCCTGTGATAATAAGTATCTTTGGATAACAACGCTTGTTATATCAGGAAAGCCAGCGTTGTTATCCCTAGAAGACGAGATAAATTAgtcgagatcttgagaaaaaaCAATCAGTAATTACTCAAAAAAAACGTAAACGTAAAACGTAAACTTATAATGTATGTCTGCCCCAGGCTTCCGTAGTGTGATGAGTTTAGgcataatgtttgttttagccttttttaacttaaatattCTGGAGGCATGCTGTGTCGTCAGGGAGTTTTATCTATAAACTGTTTATAAGTAAAGAATGTGTGCATTCTCTTTAATGGCCAGCAGGAGGCAGCTGCACTGTTATAGTCTGTTAGTAGACCAGAAACTGACACAACGTCTCTCTTGATTTATTACCTCAGGAATCATTTTCTTATGAATCTATGGTCTCTATTGTTTCTTTCACATCTGCTTCTAAACATCATGATGTAAATTATGTAAGTTATCGTCCTTTCTACAgtaaaacagacaataaagcaGAGTGAGCTTCAGAACTATGACCAGAGAAGGtgggcggttttaaggcacccccacacggccgttttggacgcccctcggtttgccagatatgagaccagttatcaggtcaacaggtgttgcagcgatggaagcaggcaagagaagtggttcagatagaagtgattatacccgacctaaaaagcctctgcatgtttctaataagctccacgagcagaaacgtgctcaaactaggatcaatattggagatgcttttgaaaaatggagagaggttagaactcagaaaggtttacagaccgatgtagagctggctaaacactgaagcttcagagtccaccacatggtgacctgagagagcatcgactctagagaggagggggcgggggaagacagctctctctaatgttaagaatctggactgcagtacccattttaaacactaggtggcagagttacatactgctcctttaagtataAGAAAGCAAGGAACTTGGAATGAGGCATTCGTCTCTCAATGTAACTCTTTTTTGCAGTGCAGTCTTAAAGTGTAAGAGATGGACTCTAACAAactgatgttgtttttcaggATTCACACCGGTGACCGACCGTACAAGTGTAGCCATCCCGGCTGTGAAAAAGCTTTCACTCAGCTGTCCAACCTGCAGGTAAATTAATTCACAGGTTTCATCCTCGACAGCACTGAACTGTTGACTTTCTGCAGTATGCctacctgtttgtttttcttctttgttggcTAAAACATGAACATCAAGTTATTGTTCCCGATGTcacatgaaacacaataaaggGACTTTTATTAATGTGTCATTGAAATGAaaacttttcactgttttttacaGGTCAAGGAGAATAAAACGtcttaaagaataaaaagtctAATTTCTCTGTATAGtaaatgttgttcttttagTAACAGTATTTGGAAAACGTCATTGATTAGTCTACGATTTGTTtacctccttcttcttctgcacagtCTCACCGTCGGCAGCACAACAAAGACAAGCCGTACAAGTGCCACAACTGTAACCGTGGTTACACGGATGCTGCCAGCCTGGAGGTGCACCTGTCCACGCACACCGTCAAACACGCCAAGCTGTTCTCCTGTGGCCTTTGTAACCGGTCGTACACCTCGGTAGGCCCTCAGACCTGTCGATCGAACATCAGCCACGTTTACACTACGCACCGACTCTTAACTTCCACAGAGaagatcagaaagagagagagttagctGAGCTCTGTTACTTCAACTATGACAGTCTATGATAATACTTCATATGTTAATGAAGCTTTACAGAAATCTTATGAACAATATGGATATTTCAAAGCATATTTTGAATTACAGTGTACAGTGagaagattttaaatgttttcttttttactacCTCTCACAGCTATCACTGGATCGGATAGTAAGGTGGTCAAAATGTTCGATAATTTCGACACCACATGTTTTGAATCGACTCATTCTCTGTGATTCTCGtgattggttttttttttctgtggtattgaaacaggcACAGATatccttttgatttttttaccagaatcctcTCAAATGTTTAAAGTCTGGTGTTGTGACCGCCCTAATGAGTCGTTAGTAAGCGAGTTAAAAGTCTGCAGGATACTAAACACTCATGAACACTATCAGCAAAGAGGTAACTTGTCCAGTTTATGGAGGCATGTATcgaggcgggcggcccaggttcaagtccgacctgcggctcctgccctgcatgtcattctccccactctctctctctctctctctcctgatttatgACTGTATCCtgaacagccccccccccccctcaaaaaagaaatgttgaaaataaacgACACAAAGGGAATTCTCTTTGCAGCTGGTTGAATCATTATTTTTACATCTGTCTTCAGGATTTTTCTAATGATTATACTGAAGAACAAAGAGATTCATTATTGACTTGCAATGTCATGTCCTTACatctttcagtggtggtctttaAATTGCtgcagataaaaataaaagcaaacgtTCAACATTACATAATCTAAGGATCATAGAAATGTCACACAGCACAAATGTCTTTGGACAGTAATTATTAGTCTTTAAGACATTTCTCCTTATCACTCAAACTTTTATCCGTTAAGGAATTCATGTAAAACAAATTGACAGATCTCCTTGATATTTAATATCCAAAGTTATGGCAGGAAAACAACCTGACATTTTTTTCACGACCTTGACTGATCCAGACCTaccctcctctttttcttccctgccgtcatgttttctctctctctctctgactccagGAGACATATTTAATGAAACACATGAGGAAGCACAACCCCGACCCGCTAACAGTGGCAGCAACAGTCGCTGCTCAGCAGGCGCAGGGCCTCACGCCAGGCAGGGGCCGAGGACGTGGTcgagggagaggaggtggcGGGGGCAGAGCGGGGCAGCTCCAAAACCAGACCAACCCTAACAACACCAACCAGAACCCTAACCCTGGACCCCCAGGAGGCTACCCCCAGCAGCACTCGGAAGCTGTGGTTCAGTGCCCGTTTGACCTTCACCAGTACAAGACGGTGGCTGCCGGCGAGATCCAGTACAAACCAGTCAGTGTGGGAGACCTGCCAGTGACCCACAAAGACCTCTGCCTCACTGTCTCCACATCAGCCATACAGGTGGAGCACATGAACTCATAGACTGCGTTTTCCTACTCTGTTTGAGAGATAACTAATCGTgtctgaagtgtaaaaaaaaaaaaaaaaaaaaaggtccataTGAGCAAGTAATTAAACTGCATTCAGTATTTTAGTCgtctgaagaaagaaagaaaaaagtctgaGAAAATATTCAAACCATCCGCTTTATTAAGTGGAATCAGTTCAGACTCTCTTCCTTCTGACTCTAAGATGAGCAAACAGAGGACCTTAAAACCCCAATTATAAATCCCACAGACCTGAGCTTCCGCCATGATGAGCTCTGCGCCTCGGGTTGTGAAGTACAGACTCACAGCCCTCGACTGCTCCCCTCCGCTGATCTCTTGTTCTCTGTAATGGGAGcctttcaatcaaaccagcacttCACCGGGTATATTGTTGAACAGTATACCTCTGCTTTCTTTAAGTGCAGGTTTATAACCTAGGTCCAGGTCGTTCTGTATCCCAGCACACTTTGCACAGTGTAGCGGCGGCTTACGGTACACGATGATTGGGGTGAGTTTTCAATCGGGTCAGGGCGTgtgcagtgagtcatggtggaGGCTGCACTTGGAGTCATGGCGGTGCATGTCTCAGCATTTTCTACTGGTTTGTTGGGGGTAACGGTACGTAGGACGCAGCTTACCTTTGAGGTGGAGAAATGCGTCTTATACACCCAATTGTACGATCATTTTCAACGATACAAGCAAAAGTCAAATTCCCCCAAGGgtccgttttttttcttttgtttgaagaTGTTTTAATGCTGAATGCAGCGCGAAATTACTTGTCATAACAGATATTTTACAACGTGCTTCTTGATTCCTGAGCCCACTCGTGCCAAGTATCTCTCAGACTAAAAACTGCTCCGGGTAGCGTAAGTCGTTCAAATCTTCAGCATGCAGCCAAATTCAGTTTGAG is part of the Labrus mixtus chromosome 16, fLabMix1.1, whole genome shotgun sequence genome and encodes:
- the znf384a gene encoding zinc finger protein 384a isoform X3, coding for MDDSHFNSSYFWSPVPTVQGQIENAMFLNKAKEQLGQEKANAASFPHSSASSTSSPHYPMAVLAIPGSVDAGAGARVVPKQEGGGGAAGGGGGGNSLVGGHLHQSHPSQNITVVPVSSTGIMTAAGLVITTPQGTLLPTSSTQSFVTGHPAATTMIVSALHQSNTDKKENMGNPSAVVMPTPSKRGRKSKQLMGRLAGVGGVLPPGSDALILAHLAAGGQHHSVDPYDISNDEDDHPSKDGPKSYRCRMCALTFFSKSDMQIHAKSHTEAKPHKCPHCSKSFANSSYLSQHIRIHSGAKPYSCTYCQKTFRQLSHLQQHTRIHTGDRPYKCSHPGCEKAFTQLSNLQSHRRQHNKDKPYKCHNCNRGYTDAASLEVHLSTHTVKHAKLFSCGLCNRSYTSETYLMKHMRKHNPDPLTVAATVAAQQAQGLTPGRGRGRGRGRGGGGGRAGQLQNQTNPNNTNQNPNPGPPGGYPQQHSEAVVQCPFDLHQYKTVAAGEIQYKPVSVGDLPVTHKDLCLTVSTSAIQVEHMNS
- the znf384a gene encoding zinc finger protein 384a isoform X2, which gives rise to MFLNKAKEQLGQEKANAASFPHSSASSTSSPHYPMAVLAIPGSVDAGAGARVVPKQEGGGGAAGGGGGGNSLVGGHLHQSHPSQNITVVPVSSTGIMTAAGLVITTPQGTLLPTSSTQSFVTGHPAATTMIVSALHQSNTDKKENMGNPSAVVMPTPSKRGRKSKQLMGRLAGVGGVLPPGSDALILAHLAAGGQHHSVDPYDISNDEDDHPSKDGPKSYRCRMCALTFFSKSDMQIHAKSHTEAKPHKCPHCSKSFANSSYLSQHIRIHSGAKPYSCTYCQKTFRQLSHLQQHTRNHTEAKPHKCPHCSKSFSNSSYLSQHIRIHTGAKPYSCSYCQKTFRQLSHLQQHTRIHTGDRPYKCSHPGCEKAFTQLSNLQSHRRQHNKDKPYKCHNCNRGYTDAASLEVHLSTHTVKHAKLFSCGLCNRSYTSETYLMKHMRKHNPDPLTVAATVAAQQAQGLTPGRGRGRGRGRGGGGGRAGQLQNQTNPNNTNQNPNPGPPGGYPQQHSEAVVQCPFDLHQYKTVAAGEIQYKPVSVGDLPVTHKDLCLTVSTSAIQVEHMNS
- the znf384a gene encoding zinc finger protein 384a isoform X1, yielding MDDSHFNSSYFWSPVPTVQGQIENAMFLNKAKEQLGQEKANAASFPHSSASSTSSPHYPMAVLAIPGSVDAGAGARVVPKQEGGGGAAGGGGGGNSLVGGHLHQSHPSQNITVVPVSSTGIMTAAGLVITTPQGTLLPTSSTQSFVTGHPAATTMIVSALHQSNTDKKENMGNPSAVVMPTPSKRGRKSKQLMGRLAGVGGVLPPGSDALILAHLAAGGQHHSVDPYDISNDEDDHPSKDGPKSYRCRMCALTFFSKSDMQIHAKSHTEAKPHKCPHCSKSFANSSYLSQHIRIHSGAKPYSCTYCQKTFRQLSHLQQHTRNHTEAKPHKCPHCSKSFSNSSYLSQHIRIHTGAKPYSCSYCQKTFRQLSHLQQHTRIHTGDRPYKCSHPGCEKAFTQLSNLQSHRRQHNKDKPYKCHNCNRGYTDAASLEVHLSTHTVKHAKLFSCGLCNRSYTSETYLMKHMRKHNPDPLTVAATVAAQQAQGLTPGRGRGRGRGRGGGGGRAGQLQNQTNPNNTNQNPNPGPPGGYPQQHSEAVVQCPFDLHQYKTVAAGEIQYKPVSVGDLPVTHKDLCLTVSTSAIQVEHMNS